Genomic DNA from Thermodesulfobacteriota bacterium:
CGAGGAGCGACTGGCACGCCTGGCGCGAACGGGCCGTAGCGACATCGAAATCCAGGAGATCCTCGCCATTGCTCGCCGCTGCGCGGCGCTGCCCGACCTCGACACCCGCAGTGCCGACGAGATACTTGGCTACGACGAGGATTGCGCCGACCTGCTGTGTTGCCCGTGACCTTTGATCACCCCGAGGGACGAGGCGCAGCGCGGCCACCCTCACCCCCGGCCGCTCCCGCCCGTCCTGGGCTGCGCGGTATGCGCCCCATCCGGGGGCTGGCCGCTCTCCCATCGAGGGCGAGACGATTCGGGTTCGGGAACTCCCCGAAGGGGCCGGTGTCGGCCGCCTGCGGCGGCTGTTCCCGGTGTCGGCGGCCACAGGCCGCTGTTCCCGGTCGAGATCTCAACCCGGAACTGGGAACCGGGAACCGGGAACCGGG
This window encodes:
- a CDS encoding type II toxin-antitoxin system VapB family antitoxin; protein product: MAMSLRNPKAEKLAREVAARTGETMTDAVIHALEERLARLARTGRSDIEIQEILAIARRCAALPDLDTRSADEILGYDEDCADLLCCP